The following are encoded in a window of Hippoglossus stenolepis isolate QCI-W04-F060 chromosome 10, HSTE1.2, whole genome shotgun sequence genomic DNA:
- the hif1aa gene encoding hypoxia inducible factor 1 subunit alpha a isoform X2 produces the protein MDTGIVPEKKRVSSERRKEKSRDAARSRRGKESEVFYELAQQLPLPHSVSSSLDKASIMRLTISYLRMRKLLTSDEPVAEEETELDIQLNSSYLKALDGFLIVLSEDGDIIYLTENVNKCLGLAQFDLTGHSVFDFTHPCDQDELREMLIHRTGSKKTKESNTERSFFLRMKCTLTSRGRTVNVKSATWKVLHCSGHVRVYDTSTEQTSNGLKEPPVPYLVLICDPVPHPSNIEVPLDTKTFLSRHTMDMKFTYCDERITELMGYDPEDLLNRSVYEYYHALDSDHLTKTHHNLFAKGQVSTGQYRMLAKRGGFVWVETQATVIYNNKNSQPQCVVCLNFVLSGIQEEKLILSLEQTEDVMLVKKEQKRQEAEEKVLVESSLPDMSPTLLKEEEEELEAAAEEEEEEEEMEMEMEEEAAVEEEEEEEEAAVEEEEEEEEEEEAEKGPELDVIKLFTQASKARPLASLYDQLKEKPEALTLLAPAAGDTIISLDFSCPDSEIKDVPLYNDVMLPSSSEKLALPLSPLPPSEPLNTRGGFKSEESKAESYPPAPSTTITCHSSSEADSPMDFCFPMDSDMSSDFKLDLVERLFAIDTEPKTPFNTQAMEDLDLEMLAPYIPMDDDFQLRSLTPEEPLTCGQVKSLKSSPVQVTQEVDSYPSSPFSAVGSSTASPAPLGPVIVAHLATIIAKRTPQLDKEVSLRTLAAQNAQRKRKLGDLKDMIGQGNLLEEQLVQGKKLKASESGTTTPVLLLSSDLASCLLGSTSEATSPLFSLPQLTRYDCEVNAPLQGRQYLLQGEELLHALDHVN, from the exons ATGGACACAGGAATTGTACCCGAAAAGAAAAG AGTGAGCTCGGAGCGGAGGAAGGAGAAGTCCAGGGATGCGGCGCGAAGCCGGCGCGGGAAGGAGTCGGAGGTGTTCTACGAGCTGGCCCAGCAGCTGCCCCTGCCCCACAGCGTCAGCTCCAGCCTGGACAAGGCCTCCATCATGAGGCTCACCATCAGCTATCTGCGCATGAGGAAGCTTCTCACCTCTG ATGAGCCAGTGgcagaagaggaaacagagctGGATATCCAGCTAAACAGCTCCTACCTTAAGGCTCTGGATGGCTTCCTCATTGTGCTGTCTGAAGATGGAGATATCATTTATCTCACTGAGAATGTCAACAAATGCCTCGGGCTGGCACAG TTTGACCTGACTGGACACAGCGTGTTCGACTTCACACATCCCTGTGACCAGGACGAGCTGCGGGAGATGCTCATCCACAGAACAG GCTCCAAAAAGACCAAGGAGTCAAACACAGAGCGCAGCTTCTTCCTTCGAATGAAATGCACTCTGACGAGCAGGGGCCGCACTGTCAACGTCAAGTCAGCTACATGGAAG GTTCTCCACTGCTCAGGTCATGTTCGTGTTTATGACACCAGCACTGAACAGACTTCTAACGGACTCAAGGAGCCACCTGTCCCCTACCTGGTTTTGATCTGTGACCCCGTCCCCCACCCCTCCAACATCGAGGTCCCCCTGGACACCAAGACCTTTCTCAGCCGCCACACGATGGACATGAAGTTCACGTATTGTGATGAGAG GATCACTGAGCTCATGGGTTATGATCCAGAGGACCTTTTGAATCGTTCTGTGTACGAGTACTATCACGCTCTGGACTCTGACCATCTCACCAAGACTCACCATAACT TGTTTGCAAAGGGCCAGGTCAGCACAGGACAATACCGGATGTTAGCTAAGAGAGGAGGCTTTGTGTGGGTGGAAACCCAAGCCACTGTCATCTACAACAACAAGAACTCCCAACCACAGTGTGTTGTCTGTCTCAACTTTGTGCTCAG TGGTATCCAGGAGGAGAAACTGATCTTGTCTCTGGAGCAGACCGAGGATGTGATGCTTGTGAAGAAGGAGCAGAAGCGGCAGGAGGCGGAAGAAAAGGTTCTAGTGGAGAGCAGCCTGCCTGACATGTCACCAACCctgctgaaggaggaggaagaagagctcGAGGCggcggcagaggaggaggaggaggaggaggagatggagatggagatggaggaggaggcagcggtggaggaggaggaggaggaggaggaggcggcggtggaggaggaggaggaggaggaagaggaggaagaagcggAGAAAGGCCCAGAGCTGGATGTGATCAAACTCTTCACCCAGGCGTCCAAGGCCCGGCCACTGGCGAGCCTGTACGACCAGCTGAAGGAAAAGCCTGAGGCCCTCACCCTGCTGGCCCCGGCTGCTGGAGACACAATCATCTCCCTGGACTTTAGCTGCCCTG ATTCAGAGATTAAGGACGTCCCTCTCTACAACGATGTCATGCTTCCCTCCTCGAGTGAGAAGCtggctctgcctctctcccccctGCCGCCCAGCGAGCCTCTCAACACCAGAGGAGGATTCAAAAGTGAGGAATCTAAAGCTGAGAGCTATCCTCCAGCTCCGTCCACTACAATAACCTGCCACAGCTCCTCAGAG GCTGACAGTCCAATGGACTTCTGTTTCCCCATGGACTCAGATATGAGCTCAGACTTCAAACTCGACTTGGTGGAGAGGCTTTTTGCCATTGACACAGAGCCCAAGACCCCCTTCAACACCCAG GCGATGGAAGACTTGGATCTGGAGATGTTAGCGCCCTACATCCCCATGGACGATGACTTCCAGCTGCGCAGTCTGACCCCAGAAGAGCCTCTGACCTGTGGACAAGTCAAATCCCTCAAGAGTTCTCCAGTCCAAGtcacacaggaagtggacagCTACCCCAGCTCCCCCTTCAGCGCAGTAGGAAGTAGCACAGCTTCCCCGGCACCACTTGGGCCTGTAATCGTTGCTCATCTCGCCACCATCATCGCTAAGAG gacCCCACAGTTGGACAAAGAAGTCTCACTCAGGACTCTGGCGGCTCAGAACGCACAGCGCAAAAGAAAACTGGGAGACCTAAAGGACATGATTGGACAA GGAAATTTGCTGGAGGAACAACTGGTGCAGGGCAAAAAGCTGAAAGCCTCAGAGTCAGGAACAACCACCCCCGTTCTCCTGCTGTCTTCAG ACTTGGCTTCTTGTCTGCTGGGCAGCACGTCAGAGGCCACCAGTCCTCTCTTCAGCCTGCCGCAGCTCACCCGCTACGACTGCGAGGTCAACGCCCCCCTGCAGGGCCGTCAGTACCTGCTGCAgggggaggagctgctgcacgCACTGGACCACGTCAACTGA
- the hif1aa gene encoding hypoxia inducible factor 1 subunit alpha a isoform X1 translates to MDTGIVPEKKRVSSERRKEKSRDAARSRRGKESEVFYELAQQLPLPHSVSSSLDKASIMRLTISYLRMRKLLTSDEPVAEEETELDIQLNSSYLKALDGFLIVLSEDGDIIYLTENVNKCLGLAQFDLTGHSVFDFTHPCDQDELREMLIHRTGSKKTKESNTERSFFLRMKCTLTSRGRTVNVKSATWKVLHCSGHVRVYDTSTEQTSNGLKEPPVPYLVLICDPVPHPSNIEVPLDTKTFLSRHTMDMKFTYCDERITELMGYDPEDLLNRSVYEYYHALDSDHLTKTHHNLFAKGQVSTGQYRMLAKRGGFVWVETQATVIYNNKNSQPQCVVCLNFVLSGIQEEKLILSLEQTEDVMLVKKEQKRQEAEEKVLVESSLPDMSPTLLKEEEEELEAAAEEEEEEEEMEMEMEEEAAVEEEEEEEEAAVEEEEEEEEEEEAEKGPELDVIKLFTQASKARPLASLYDQLKEKPEALTLLAPAAGDTIISLDFSCPDSEIKDVPLYNDVMLPSSSEKLALPLSPLPPSEPLNTRGGFKSEESKAESYPPAPSTTITCHSSSEVRLSELQSFYIINSKCFAHLLICTETLMTFDISSLQADSPMDFCFPMDSDMSSDFKLDLVERLFAIDTEPKTPFNTQAMEDLDLEMLAPYIPMDDDFQLRSLTPEEPLTCGQVKSLKSSPVQVTQEVDSYPSSPFSAVGSSTASPAPLGPVIVAHLATIIAKRTPQLDKEVSLRTLAAQNAQRKRKLGDLKDMIGQGNLLEEQLVQGKKLKASESGTTTPVLLLSSDLASCLLGSTSEATSPLFSLPQLTRYDCEVNAPLQGRQYLLQGEELLHALDHVN, encoded by the exons ATGGACACAGGAATTGTACCCGAAAAGAAAAG AGTGAGCTCGGAGCGGAGGAAGGAGAAGTCCAGGGATGCGGCGCGAAGCCGGCGCGGGAAGGAGTCGGAGGTGTTCTACGAGCTGGCCCAGCAGCTGCCCCTGCCCCACAGCGTCAGCTCCAGCCTGGACAAGGCCTCCATCATGAGGCTCACCATCAGCTATCTGCGCATGAGGAAGCTTCTCACCTCTG ATGAGCCAGTGgcagaagaggaaacagagctGGATATCCAGCTAAACAGCTCCTACCTTAAGGCTCTGGATGGCTTCCTCATTGTGCTGTCTGAAGATGGAGATATCATTTATCTCACTGAGAATGTCAACAAATGCCTCGGGCTGGCACAG TTTGACCTGACTGGACACAGCGTGTTCGACTTCACACATCCCTGTGACCAGGACGAGCTGCGGGAGATGCTCATCCACAGAACAG GCTCCAAAAAGACCAAGGAGTCAAACACAGAGCGCAGCTTCTTCCTTCGAATGAAATGCACTCTGACGAGCAGGGGCCGCACTGTCAACGTCAAGTCAGCTACATGGAAG GTTCTCCACTGCTCAGGTCATGTTCGTGTTTATGACACCAGCACTGAACAGACTTCTAACGGACTCAAGGAGCCACCTGTCCCCTACCTGGTTTTGATCTGTGACCCCGTCCCCCACCCCTCCAACATCGAGGTCCCCCTGGACACCAAGACCTTTCTCAGCCGCCACACGATGGACATGAAGTTCACGTATTGTGATGAGAG GATCACTGAGCTCATGGGTTATGATCCAGAGGACCTTTTGAATCGTTCTGTGTACGAGTACTATCACGCTCTGGACTCTGACCATCTCACCAAGACTCACCATAACT TGTTTGCAAAGGGCCAGGTCAGCACAGGACAATACCGGATGTTAGCTAAGAGAGGAGGCTTTGTGTGGGTGGAAACCCAAGCCACTGTCATCTACAACAACAAGAACTCCCAACCACAGTGTGTTGTCTGTCTCAACTTTGTGCTCAG TGGTATCCAGGAGGAGAAACTGATCTTGTCTCTGGAGCAGACCGAGGATGTGATGCTTGTGAAGAAGGAGCAGAAGCGGCAGGAGGCGGAAGAAAAGGTTCTAGTGGAGAGCAGCCTGCCTGACATGTCACCAACCctgctgaaggaggaggaagaagagctcGAGGCggcggcagaggaggaggaggaggaggaggagatggagatggagatggaggaggaggcagcggtggaggaggaggaggaggaggaggaggcggcggtggaggaggaggaggaggaggaagaggaggaagaagcggAGAAAGGCCCAGAGCTGGATGTGATCAAACTCTTCACCCAGGCGTCCAAGGCCCGGCCACTGGCGAGCCTGTACGACCAGCTGAAGGAAAAGCCTGAGGCCCTCACCCTGCTGGCCCCGGCTGCTGGAGACACAATCATCTCCCTGGACTTTAGCTGCCCTG ATTCAGAGATTAAGGACGTCCCTCTCTACAACGATGTCATGCTTCCCTCCTCGAGTGAGAAGCtggctctgcctctctcccccctGCCGCCCAGCGAGCCTCTCAACACCAGAGGAGGATTCAAAAGTGAGGAATCTAAAGCTGAGAGCTATCCTCCAGCTCCGTCCACTACAATAACCTGCCACAGCTCCTCAGAGGTCAGACTCAGTGAACTGCAGTCATTTTACATTATAAACTCTAAATGTTTTGCCCATTTATTAATATGCACTGAGACGTTAATGACCTTTGACATCTCTTCTCTTCAGGCTGACAGTCCAATGGACTTCTGTTTCCCCATGGACTCAGATATGAGCTCAGACTTCAAACTCGACTTGGTGGAGAGGCTTTTTGCCATTGACACAGAGCCCAAGACCCCCTTCAACACCCAG GCGATGGAAGACTTGGATCTGGAGATGTTAGCGCCCTACATCCCCATGGACGATGACTTCCAGCTGCGCAGTCTGACCCCAGAAGAGCCTCTGACCTGTGGACAAGTCAAATCCCTCAAGAGTTCTCCAGTCCAAGtcacacaggaagtggacagCTACCCCAGCTCCCCCTTCAGCGCAGTAGGAAGTAGCACAGCTTCCCCGGCACCACTTGGGCCTGTAATCGTTGCTCATCTCGCCACCATCATCGCTAAGAG gacCCCACAGTTGGACAAAGAAGTCTCACTCAGGACTCTGGCGGCTCAGAACGCACAGCGCAAAAGAAAACTGGGAGACCTAAAGGACATGATTGGACAA GGAAATTTGCTGGAGGAACAACTGGTGCAGGGCAAAAAGCTGAAAGCCTCAGAGTCAGGAACAACCACCCCCGTTCTCCTGCTGTCTTCAG ACTTGGCTTCTTGTCTGCTGGGCAGCACGTCAGAGGCCACCAGTCCTCTCTTCAGCCTGCCGCAGCTCACCCGCTACGACTGCGAGGTCAACGCCCCCCTGCAGGGCCGTCAGTACCTGCTGCAgggggaggagctgctgcacgCACTGGACCACGTCAACTGA